One window from the genome of Streptomyces cadmiisoli encodes:
- a CDS encoding beta-L-arabinofuranosidase domain-containing protein: MPMSRRTVLGAGSLALGATALGAPFARAAAAAPAPRADTQVPDKFQKLPPGSVTARGWLAGQLRLQLDGLCGRYEGFSHFLDFSASGWIHPERNAWEELPYWLRGYIPLAIATGDTHALARSRAWVDAILATQQSDGFFGPRALRTSLNGGPDFWPFLPLLQALRSHEEYTRDSRVVPFMIRFLRFMNAQGPGAFNTSWVSYRWGDGLDVAVWLYRRTGEAFLLDLAAKMHTHGADWTGVTPSRHNVNIAQGFREPAQYAQLTGDADLTRAAYRAYDAVMGAYGQFPGGGMAGDENFRPGFGDPRQGFETCGIVEFMASHELLTRITGDPVWADRCEDLAFNMLPASLDPAGKSIHYITSANSIDLDNRTKTQGQFQNGFAMQAFHAGVDQYRCCPHNYGMGWPYFTEELWLATPDGGLAAALYAPNSVRARVADGTAVTVTETTGYPFTDTVTLTLSVPRPVRFPLHLRVPGWCRGAQLHVNGTAVAAPDGPAWARVERTWRNGDVVRIRFPQQARLRQWPGQHGAVSVERGPLTYSLEIGERYERYAGDDTFPAYEVHATTPWNYGLVPDAPLTVTPGAPPSVPDQPFTAGTTPLRISAQARRIPEWVADDEHVVAPIQDSPARSDAPVETVTLVPMGAARLRITSFPTVSPDGRPWTPEPPFRRIANRHSGKVLAVDGMSTENSARVVQFDNTGTGDHAWQLIDKGDGWHLIRNGHSGKVLGVDRMSMDNSAIVVQFEDNGTADHLWRLVDNGDGWYRILNQNSGKVLGVDKMATHNSAQVVQFDDNGTDDHLWRFL; encoded by the coding sequence ATGCCCATGAGCAGACGGACAGTCCTCGGCGCCGGCTCCCTCGCCCTGGGAGCCACAGCTCTCGGAGCCCCGTTCGCGAGGGCAGCGGCCGCGGCGCCTGCTCCTCGTGCCGATACGCAGGTGCCCGACAAGTTCCAGAAACTTCCGCCCGGCAGTGTCACCGCCCGCGGCTGGCTCGCCGGGCAACTCCGATTGCAGCTCGACGGTCTGTGCGGGCGATACGAGGGCTTCTCGCACTTCCTCGACTTCTCCGCGAGCGGTTGGATACATCCCGAGCGCAATGCCTGGGAGGAGCTTCCGTACTGGCTGCGCGGCTACATTCCGCTGGCGATCGCCACCGGTGACACCCACGCGCTGGCCAGGTCGCGAGCGTGGGTGGACGCGATCCTCGCCACGCAGCAGAGTGACGGCTTCTTCGGGCCGCGGGCCTTGCGCACCTCGCTCAACGGCGGTCCCGACTTCTGGCCCTTCCTCCCGCTGCTTCAGGCCCTGCGCAGCCACGAGGAGTACACGCGCGACTCGCGCGTGGTGCCGTTCATGATCCGCTTCCTGCGCTTCATGAACGCTCAGGGACCGGGAGCCTTCAACACCAGCTGGGTGTCCTATCGCTGGGGCGACGGGCTCGACGTGGCCGTCTGGCTCTACCGCCGCACCGGCGAGGCGTTCCTGCTCGATCTCGCCGCCAAGATGCACACCCACGGCGCCGACTGGACCGGCGTCACGCCGAGCCGCCACAACGTCAACATCGCTCAGGGATTCCGGGAACCCGCCCAGTACGCGCAGTTGACCGGGGATGCCGATCTCACCAGGGCCGCCTATCGGGCCTACGACGCCGTGATGGGCGCGTACGGGCAATTTCCCGGCGGAGGTATGGCGGGGGACGAGAATTTCCGGCCCGGCTTCGGAGACCCCCGCCAGGGCTTCGAGACGTGCGGCATCGTCGAGTTCATGGCCAGCCACGAGTTGCTGACCCGGATCACGGGAGACCCGGTATGGGCCGACCGCTGTGAGGACTTGGCCTTCAACATGCTCCCGGCCTCCCTCGACCCCGCCGGGAAATCCATTCACTACATCACCAGCGCCAACAGCATCGATCTCGACAACAGGACCAAAACCCAGGGCCAGTTCCAGAACGGCTTCGCCATGCAGGCGTTCCACGCCGGTGTCGACCAGTACAGGTGCTGTCCGCACAACTACGGAATGGGCTGGCCGTACTTCACCGAGGAACTCTGGCTCGCGACTCCCGACGGCGGCCTGGCCGCCGCACTCTACGCTCCGAACTCGGTCCGCGCCCGAGTGGCGGACGGGACCGCCGTCACCGTCACCGAGACGACCGGATATCCCTTCACCGACACGGTCACTCTCACCCTCTCCGTGCCCCGCCCTGTGCGCTTCCCCCTGCACCTGCGGGTTCCCGGATGGTGCCGAGGCGCCCAGCTGCACGTCAACGGCACGGCCGTCGCGGCGCCGGACGGGCCGGCCTGGGCGCGGGTGGAACGCACCTGGCGCAACGGCGACGTCGTACGCATCCGGTTCCCCCAGCAGGCCCGGCTGCGTCAGTGGCCCGGTCAGCACGGAGCGGTGAGCGTGGAGCGAGGCCCGCTGACGTACTCCCTGGAAATCGGAGAACGCTACGAACGCTACGCGGGGGATGACACGTTCCCGGCCTACGAGGTCCATGCGACCACTCCGTGGAACTACGGGCTCGTCCCGGATGCACCGCTGACCGTGACGCCCGGCGCCCCACCCTCCGTACCGGACCAGCCTTTCACCGCCGGTACGACGCCCCTTCGCATCTCGGCGCAGGCCCGGCGGATTCCGGAATGGGTCGCGGACGACGAGCACGTGGTCGCACCGATCCAGGACAGCCCCGCTCGCAGTGATGCCCCCGTGGAGACGGTGACCCTCGTCCCGATGGGCGCGGCACGTCTTCGCATCACCTCGTTCCCCACGGTGTCACCTGATGGCCGGCCGTGGACGCCCGAGCCGCCTTTCCGCAGGATCGCGAACAGGCACAGCGGCAAGGTTCTCGCCGTGGACGGGATGTCCACCGAGAACAGCGCACGGGTGGTGCAGTTCGACAACACCGGGACCGGCGATCACGCCTGGCAGCTCATCGACAAGGGAGACGGCTGGCATCTGATCCGCAATGGCCACAGCGGCAAGGTGCTCGGCGTCGACCGCATGTCGATGGACAACAGCGCGATCGTCGTGCAGTTCGAGGACAACGGCACGGCCGACCACCTGTGGAGGCTCGTCGACAACGGCGACGGCTGGTACCGCATTCTCAACCAGAACAGCGGCAAGGTGCTCGGTGTGGACAAGATGGCCACCCACAACAGCGCGCAAGTGGTTCAGTTCGACGACAACGGTACGGACGACCACCTGTGGCGGTTCCTGTGA
- a CDS encoding VOC family protein, which yields MALRPVQVNIKALDHSAVGRFWGQALGWSVFQPGVTSYVGPVGDFVWPDPVGLGINVVPVPGPRTTTKNRVHLDLATTSTARQAELVARLQALGATPAHVGQGTVPWMVLADPEGNEFCVLEPREIYRDTGPIAAVVVDCADPRAMARFWGEAMDWTVHEVTDEVAVLRSAKGGGPYLEFLRTPGAKAVPDRVHLDLLPYPGDDKAAEVARLRALGATDLDLGQGDVPWTCLTDPEGHEFCVLAPS from the coding sequence ATGGCACTGCGACCTGTCCAGGTGAACATCAAGGCTCTTGATCACTCGGCTGTCGGCCGGTTCTGGGGGCAGGCGCTCGGCTGGAGCGTCTTCCAACCCGGCGTCACCAGCTATGTCGGACCCGTCGGCGACTTCGTTTGGCCCGACCCGGTCGGCCTCGGGATCAACGTAGTTCCCGTCCCGGGACCCAGAACAACGACGAAGAACCGTGTGCACCTCGATCTCGCCACCACCTCCACGGCTCGTCAGGCGGAGTTGGTCGCACGCCTCCAGGCTCTGGGTGCGACGCCCGCCCATGTGGGCCAGGGCACGGTGCCGTGGATGGTCCTCGCCGACCCGGAGGGCAACGAGTTCTGCGTGCTGGAACCTCGGGAGATCTACCGGGACACCGGGCCGATCGCAGCGGTGGTGGTCGACTGCGCGGATCCGCGGGCCATGGCCCGGTTCTGGGGTGAGGCGATGGACTGGACCGTGCACGAGGTGACGGACGAAGTTGCGGTGTTGCGCTCCGCCAAGGGTGGCGGTCCGTATCTCGAGTTCCTCCGCACGCCCGGCGCGAAGGCCGTGCCGGACCGCGTCCACCTTGACCTGCTGCCGTACCCCGGTGACGACAAGGCAGCGGAGGTGGCCCGGCTGCGGGCCCTCGGCGCCACCGACCTCGACCTCGGCCAGGGCGACGTTCCCTGGACGTGCCTGACCGACCCGGAGGGCCACGAGTTCTGCGTCCTCGCCCCGTCCTGA
- a CDS encoding formylglycine-generating enzyme family protein, with product MQVHEVDWVEVPAGLLRRGTPLDEVEEVAHRYADTGVPVEWYRKEAPRTEIHLPAFRIARTQVTIGQWTLFARATCRPAPRGAADHPVIGVTWDAATAYCRWLGEQLGIEVRLPTEDEWERAARGDDGREFPWGGKYRTGLANLVDLGVGTTMPVGSFPEGASPFGVLDMAGNADEWTSTLYAPYPGAPADVPGTEDWAFDPHITRGGAFRHDRDLARCARRHGAYERDLTAIGVGFRPAASAG from the coding sequence ATGCAGGTCCATGAGGTGGATTGGGTCGAGGTTCCGGCCGGCTTGCTGCGTCGGGGGACGCCGCTCGACGAGGTGGAGGAGGTCGCCCACCGCTACGCCGACACCGGGGTGCCGGTGGAGTGGTACAGGAAGGAAGCGCCGCGTACGGAAATCCACCTTCCGGCGTTCCGGATCGCCCGTACCCAGGTCACCATCGGCCAATGGACGCTCTTCGCAAGGGCCACCTGCCGACCGGCCCCACGCGGAGCAGCGGACCACCCGGTCATCGGCGTCACTTGGGACGCGGCGACGGCCTACTGCCGGTGGCTCGGTGAACAACTCGGCATTGAGGTGCGGCTGCCCACCGAGGACGAGTGGGAGCGCGCCGCCCGCGGCGACGACGGACGGGAGTTCCCGTGGGGCGGGAAGTACCGTACCGGCCTGGCCAACCTGGTGGACCTCGGCGTCGGCACCACGATGCCGGTCGGCTCGTTCCCCGAGGGAGCCAGCCCCTTCGGCGTACTGGACATGGCCGGCAATGCCGATGAGTGGACATCCACCCTCTACGCCCCCTATCCGGGTGCCCCCGCCGACGTACCGGGCACGGAGGACTGGGCCTTCGATCCGCACATCACCCGCGGCGGCGCGTTCCGCCATGACCGGGATCTGGCCCGCTGCGCTCGTCGGCATGGCGCTTACGAGCGGGATCTGACCGCGATCGGCGTGGGCTTCCGACCGGCGGCGTCGGCCGGGTAG
- a CDS encoding acyltransferase family protein, translating into MSLRHGTGMQVKEHSEKSGSNDVIGPHSGQVRLAAIDGLRLVAAVMVAAYHFLGTPTPHFWGETEIRDFAPFLHEVSRYGWLGVEFFFIISGFVICMSCWGRTTAQFTVSRISRLFPAYWCAVLLVVLLVLVARLGDWPAATRIDPRTVLGNLTMAPGPLGLDLISGVSWTLWVEARFYLLMAVLLIFGLSYRRVVAFCGAWLLAGVIALEVHSPLLNEFVLTRYTGLFVAGIVLYLMRRFGQNLLLWLLLGFAWCYELTVLQIRVDGHVTTIPGESQPSWAVCAAILTVCLGLLALAGVGPLSGLQWRWLVTAGGLTYPFYLIHQSIGVPLAKGLIRAFPEVGPLPAMTVSVLGMLGLAWVIWKWVEGRLGRLLRQRLTQDVHVPDLVAKPALTRAS; encoded by the coding sequence ATGAGTCTGCGCCATGGAACGGGAATGCAGGTCAAGGAACACAGTGAGAAGAGTGGGTCCAACGATGTGATTGGACCGCACAGCGGGCAGGTGCGCCTGGCCGCCATAGACGGGCTCCGCCTCGTCGCAGCGGTGATGGTGGCCGCGTATCACTTTCTGGGGACGCCCACCCCGCACTTCTGGGGAGAGACGGAGATCCGGGACTTCGCCCCCTTCCTGCACGAGGTCAGCCGCTACGGCTGGCTCGGCGTCGAGTTCTTCTTCATCATCAGCGGATTCGTCATCTGTATGAGCTGCTGGGGGAGGACCACCGCACAGTTCACCGTGTCCCGGATATCACGGCTCTTCCCGGCCTACTGGTGCGCGGTGCTGCTGGTCGTGCTGCTCGTCCTGGTCGCACGGCTGGGCGACTGGCCTGCCGCCACACGCATCGACCCTCGTACGGTCCTGGGGAACCTGACGATGGCACCGGGGCCACTGGGGCTCGACCTGATCAGCGGAGTCAGCTGGACGCTCTGGGTGGAGGCGCGCTTCTACCTGCTCATGGCCGTGCTGCTGATCTTCGGGCTGTCCTATCGGCGGGTGGTGGCCTTCTGCGGTGCCTGGCTGCTGGCCGGTGTCATCGCCCTGGAGGTGCACTCGCCCTTGCTCAACGAGTTCGTACTCACCCGATACACCGGCCTCTTCGTCGCCGGGATCGTGCTCTACCTCATGCGCAGGTTCGGACAGAACCTCCTTCTGTGGCTGCTGCTCGGCTTCGCCTGGTGCTACGAACTCACCGTGCTCCAGATCCGGGTGGACGGCCATGTCACCACGATTCCCGGTGAGAGCCAGCCGTCCTGGGCGGTGTGCGCCGCCATACTCACCGTCTGTCTCGGACTGCTGGCACTGGCCGGTGTCGGACCGCTGTCAGGCCTGCAGTGGCGTTGGCTGGTCACGGCCGGGGGGCTCACATACCCCTTCTACCTCATTCACCAGAGCATCGGAGTTCCCCTGGCCAAGGGCTTGATCCGGGCATTTCCGGAGGTGGGTCCGCTGCCTGCGATGACGGTGTCCGTCCTCGGCATGCTCGGTCTGGCCTGGGTCATCTGGAAGTGGGTGGAGGGTCGGCTCGGACGCCTCCTGAGGCAACGGCTGACACAGGATGTGCACGTGCCGGACCTCGTTGCGAAGCCCGCTCTCACCCGCGCGTCATAG
- a CDS encoding helix-turn-helix transcriptional regulator: MVLLHRALLEHAHGRVLHRMGLATEAARWFDEARQRLRRMRARPFLERCADDIPAPSRVPSGTRSTVSGRPFRLTDRERDIAHLIGRGLTNKEIASELFVSPKTVEYHLSHIYEKFGLGNRRELRDRVQRGALTEENF; this comes from the coding sequence GTGGTGCTCCTGCACAGAGCCCTGCTGGAGCACGCCCACGGCCGAGTGCTGCACCGCATGGGGCTGGCGACCGAGGCCGCGCGATGGTTCGACGAGGCACGACAGCGCCTGAGGAGAATGCGTGCCCGGCCCTTCCTGGAACGCTGCGCCGACGACATTCCCGCACCGTCGCGTGTGCCGTCCGGCACGAGAAGCACCGTGAGTGGCCGACCGTTCCGTCTCACCGACAGGGAGCGGGACATCGCGCACCTCATCGGCCGCGGCCTGACGAACAAGGAGATCGCGAGCGAACTGTTCGTCAGCCCCAAGACCGTCGAATACCACCTGAGCCACATCTACGAGAAGTTCGGCCTCGGCAACCGCCGAGAACTGCGCGACCGGGTGCAGCGGGGAGCCCTCACCGAAGAGAACTTCTGA
- a CDS encoding ArsR/SmtB family transcription factor, whose protein sequence is MSLSFDALADPTRRRILGLLLGRPRLVGEIAHELEMSQPRVSKHLRVLRDAGLVTVRPEAQRRWYELRAEPLADLDAWLAPYRRLWAERLDLLEQRLETMPDVLEEEPRQAKEQ, encoded by the coding sequence GTGTCCCTGTCGTTCGATGCACTGGCCGATCCCACGCGGCGGCGGATACTCGGGCTGCTGCTCGGGCGCCCCCGACTGGTGGGGGAGATCGCCCACGAGCTGGAGATGAGCCAGCCGCGGGTGTCCAAGCACCTCCGGGTACTGCGTGACGCGGGGCTCGTCACGGTGCGGCCGGAAGCACAGCGCCGCTGGTACGAGCTGCGCGCGGAGCCGTTGGCCGATCTCGACGCCTGGCTCGCGCCGTATCGCCGCCTGTGGGCCGAGCGCCTGGACCTGCTGGAACAACGACTGGAAACGATGCCCGACGTCCTCGAGGAAGAGCCGCGTCAGGCGAAGGAGCAGTGA
- a CDS encoding FGGY family carbohydrate kinase has protein sequence MDDCGRPTGPAALWSDDRAAELLSDWQRDGTLDRTYRRNGSLTCAGMPNAVLARLAAKNPERPARSATALTAGGWIFLNPTGRRATDESDASVPFSGVGYPGGVPDRGRPSAGSRPDGRAVVHRRAQHHGATQYHCSQAQRRRRPRELLLFDIVAEPPPCLC, from the coding sequence GTGGACGACTGCGGTCGTCCCACCGGCCCGGCGGCTCTGTGGTCCGACGACCGGGCCGCCGAACTGCTCAGCGACTGGCAGCGGGACGGCACCCTGGACCGTACCTACCGCCGCAACGGCTCTCTGACGTGCGCGGGGATGCCCAACGCGGTGCTCGCCCGGCTGGCGGCCAAAAACCCGGAGCGGCCGGCCCGGTCGGCCACCGCGCTGACCGCGGGCGGCTGGATCTTCCTCAACCCCACGGGTCGGCGCGCCACGGACGAGTCCGACGCCTCGGTGCCCTTCTCTGGAGTCGGGTATCCGGGCGGCGTCCCGGACCGGGGCCGTCCTTCGGCGGGTTCGCGACCGGACGGCCGCGCCGTGGTGCACCGCAGAGCACAACACCACGGTGCCACCCAATACCACTGTTCCCAGGCACAGCGGCGACGAAGGCCGCGTGAACTGCTCCTGTTTGACATCGTCGCCGAGCCTCCACCATGCTTGTGCTAA
- a CDS encoding NUDIX hydrolase, producing MPEVESHVVVEPGVEFPVPAQGELWTVGAVILNHRGEAFAQRRSPDRRLFPDTWDIVGGHVEPGESPIQALTREVEEETGWRLRSVRRLLGTTSWTGDDGGGLRHEADYLVEVDGDLDRPVLEWTKHSAYDWFGPADLHRLKENRSPGDFLIHDLIAKVVQQEQEQEQEQEQEQAQS from the coding sequence ATGCCAGAGGTTGAGTCGCACGTCGTGGTGGAGCCGGGCGTCGAGTTTCCCGTGCCCGCGCAGGGGGAGCTCTGGACCGTCGGCGCGGTGATCCTGAACCACCGGGGAGAAGCTTTCGCGCAAAGGCGCAGCCCTGACCGGCGCCTGTTCCCCGACACCTGGGACATCGTGGGCGGACACGTCGAGCCGGGCGAGTCGCCGATTCAGGCGCTCACCCGGGAAGTCGAGGAAGAGACCGGCTGGCGCTTGCGCAGCGTGCGCAGATTGCTCGGGACCACGTCCTGGACCGGAGACGACGGCGGTGGACTGCGGCACGAAGCCGACTACCTGGTGGAAGTCGACGGCGATCTCGACCGCCCCGTACTGGAATGGACAAAGCACTCCGCCTACGACTGGTTCGGCCCCGCCGACCTTCACCGGCTCAAGGAGAACCGCTCACCAGGGGACTTCCTGATTCACGACCTGATCGCCAAGGTCGTGCAGCAGGAGCAGGAGCAGGAGCAGGAGCAGGAGCAGGAGCAGGCGCAGTCCTGA
- a CDS encoding SRPBCC family protein, which translates to MSAGNTITLDGRPALQFERHLKHSREKVWLAVTDPEHLSHWYPLRVTELEPRAGGRIMFDDGEGTIYTATITRFDPPRLFAFDEHDPEGREREYDDHLRIELHDEGAGCRLVFTHVMTDPSIADGVFKGWTACLDALVTQLDTTE; encoded by the coding sequence ATGAGCGCCGGCAACACCATCACCCTTGACGGCCGTCCCGCCCTGCAGTTCGAACGTCACCTGAAGCACAGCCGCGAGAAGGTCTGGCTGGCCGTCACCGATCCGGAGCACTTGAGCCACTGGTATCCGTTGCGGGTCACGGAGTTGGAGCCCAGGGCCGGCGGCCGGATCATGTTCGACGACGGCGAGGGCACGATCTACACGGCGACCATCACCCGCTTCGATCCCCCGCGGCTGTTCGCCTTCGACGAGCACGACCCGGAGGGCAGGGAGCGGGAGTACGACGATCACTTGAGGATCGAACTGCACGACGAGGGCGCCGGTTGCCGCCTGGTGTTCACGCACGTCATGACCGATCCCTCGATCGCGGACGGTGTCTTCAAGGGCTGGACGGCGTGCCTGGACGCGCTTGTGACACAGCTCGACACCACTGAATGA
- a CDS encoding carboxymuconolactone decarboxylase family protein translates to MESRLNYYGNPFAGKVLKHLVSASKVLMDSTLPHNIRHLVEVRASQVNGCGFCTDMHTKEAIHSGETSVRLNLIAAWREATVFTEAERAALELTEQGTRIADGAGGVTDEAWANAAKHFDEEQLVALMSLIAVINAYNRINIINQQPAGGYVVGQFS, encoded by the coding sequence ATGGAATCGCGTCTCAACTACTACGGCAATCCCTTCGCCGGCAAGGTGCTCAAGCACCTCGTTTCCGCCAGCAAGGTTCTGATGGACTCGACGCTGCCCCATAACATTCGGCATCTGGTGGAGGTTCGAGCCAGTCAGGTCAACGGTTGTGGTTTCTGCACCGACATGCACACCAAGGAGGCGATCCACTCCGGTGAGACGTCGGTGCGGCTCAACCTGATCGCCGCGTGGCGGGAGGCGACGGTCTTCACCGAGGCGGAGCGCGCCGCCCTGGAGCTGACCGAGCAGGGCACGCGGATCGCCGACGGGGCCGGTGGGGTCACCGACGAGGCCTGGGCGAACGCTGCCAAGCACTTCGACGAGGAGCAGCTCGTCGCGCTGATGTCTCTGATCGCCGTGATCAACGCCTACAACCGCATCAACATCATCAACCAGCAGCCGGCCGGCGGCTACGTGGTCGGCCAGTTCAGCTGA
- a CDS encoding flavin reductase family protein: MVETLGTTVDFRATMSRLATAVSVITTRSGSTPIGMTASAVSALSLDPLQLLVCINNHLYTRTAIAEHGRFAVNVLGEGSEALARNFAASKPDKFAGVDTIDDHGVPVLKDAIAAVVCDVAAALPGGDHTIFVGDVSHCAHRTDGRPLLYFAGSFGTLGT; encoded by the coding sequence ATGGTTGAAACCCTCGGCACCACAGTCGATTTCCGAGCCACGATGAGCCGGCTCGCCACTGCTGTCAGCGTGATCACCACCCGTTCCGGAAGCACCCCGATCGGCATGACGGCCAGCGCCGTGTCCGCCCTGTCCCTGGACCCGCTCCAACTCCTCGTGTGCATCAACAACCACCTGTACACGCGAACTGCGATAGCGGAGCACGGCCGTTTCGCCGTCAACGTCCTCGGCGAGGGCAGCGAGGCCCTCGCCCGGAACTTCGCCGCTTCCAAACCGGACAAGTTCGCGGGAGTCGACACCATCGACGACCACGGCGTGCCGGTGTTGAAGGACGCCATCGCGGCCGTCGTGTGCGATGTCGCGGCGGCGCTCCCCGGCGGCGACCACACCATCTTCGTGGGCGACGTCAGCCATTGCGCACACAGGACGGACGGACGGCCGCTGCTCTACTTCGCGGGATCCTTCGGCACGCTCGGGACCTAG